The genomic window CTATTCCCAGCTTACATATCACGGAAAGAGCCAAGCTACCGCCAAAACCTGGAATATATTTTGTTTACACACCAGACCATAAGATACTGTATGTAGGTAAAGCTGATAATCTACGAACTAGATGGAATAGTCATCATCGATATCAGTATTTTATCGAGACATCTATGGAGAGTCGAATCGGTTATTTCGTAAATGATTCTGTCGCTCACCTCGACGAGATTATTGAGGAATTTAAGAGAGAACCGATGGCAACTATTAGCAGTAAAGCCTTAGTTACTGCCGATGAATTAGAGTCCGTTAAACAAGAACTGGCTATCCTTAAACAACAATTTAAAACTACCTTTTCTGCTTTAGCCGAATTAGGACTTTCCGATCTTGCCCAGAGATTAGAAGCATCCTTACCGCCTCGCGGGTTACAAGATTGGACATACGATCATGAAAATGTGCGATTCGGTATTACTCGTGGTGAACTGATTAAGCGGGTCGGTTTTGGCTCAACTAAAGAGTTTGAAAATGCGCTCAACATTCATTCAATTGAAGATACTGCTTATTTAGAAGAGTTGAGCGGATGGTTACTGCGACCAATTGAAGAAGGAAGTTCCAGAACTAGATTCTTTCCTCGCCAATAATCTCAGGTGGAATTATACTGAGGTCGAAATCAACTTAGATTAACGTTATAACAACGTTAACTTAACTTCTACCTAACATTAAACTAACGTGAGGATAACGCGATGATTGTTCTAGTGGGTGGAACAAAAGGCGGGGTAGGCAAAAGCACCGTAGCAACCAATCTGGCAATTATGCGAGCCAGTTTAGGGCGAGATGTGCTGCTGATTGATGCCGACCATCAAGAGACTGCTACTGACTTTACAACCATGCGTAATGAAAAATTAGGTGATGCTGGTTATACCTGTACTCAACTCAATGGTTCTAATGTTCGCACCGATGGATCTCGACTAGCCCAAAAGTACGACGATGTAATTATTGATGCAGGTGGCAGAGATACAGCCAGTCAGAGGGCAGCACTGGTCATTGCCGATGTAGTGTTAATTCCCTTTGTTCCTCGTTCCTTTGATGTTTGGACAATTGAACCCGTAGCCCAAATGATTGCCGAGGCTAGAGCCTTTAATCCATCTCTTCGAGCCTATGCCTTTATCAACCGAGCCGATGCTACGGGAACAGAAAACACCGAAGCTGCCGAATACATTCAAGACACCCTAGAACTAGAATTCATTAACACTCCCCTGGGTTATCGCAAAGTATTTGGTAAAGCAGCTTCTCAAGGTTTGTCTGTCATCGAACACAAACCAACCGACCCCAAAGCGATCGCCGAAGTAACTGCTTTATTCAATTTAGTTTTTGCAACCTATTTGGCGAAGGTGGCTACCTATGGATAAAAAATCGGCGTTGAGTCGTAAACCTAAACCTAAGAATCAGAATGTTGATGCTTTTATCGCTCGGGGTCTTAGTACGGGTACTGAAAAAAAACTGACTATAGATGATGATACCGAAGTATCAAGAGTTCAACTTCGTCTAACCAAAGGGAAACTAAAAGAGATCGATGAAGCCCTTAGCCAGAGAAAGGTCAAGGTTTCTCGCCATGTCTGGTTACTAGAAGCGATCGAAGAAAAGCTCGAAAAAGAGACTTTATAATAACGTTAAACTAATGCCTCGATAACGTTATGACGACGTTATTTACCCTAGTTCATCCAAAAGAGTTTGTGCATCTTTCCACATCTCAACTCGTCCATCGCGATAAACCTTGGCTATAAAGGGGGCGGGGTGTTTACGGACAAATTCTTGCATCTTGTTCACCGATCTGAGAAATATATCTGCCATTTGTTTCCCTGAAAGGTTTTGAGATACTAAGGTGAACATGGAAATGCCAGCATTGGTGA from Chondrocystis sp. NIES-4102 includes these protein-coding regions:
- a CDS encoding plasmid partitioning protein ParA, with amino-acid sequence MIVLVGGTKGGVGKSTVATNLAIMRASLGRDVLLIDADHQETATDFTTMRNEKLGDAGYTCTQLNGSNVRTDGSRLAQKYDDVIIDAGGRDTASQRAALVIADVVLIPFVPRSFDVWTIEPVAQMIAEARAFNPSLRAYAFINRADATGTENTEAAEYIQDTLELEFINTPLGYRKVFGKAASQGLSVIEHKPTDPKAIAEVTALFNLVFATYLAKVATYG